From the Gemmatimonadota bacterium genome, the window GCACGCTTGGCGTTCGCGGCGGACTCTATGTGTACTTGCTCATGTGGTCACCCGGCGTTGCGGCGCTGGTGACGCGACTCTTCTACCAACGCAACGTGCGCGGCGAAGGATGGGGGTGGGGCGGCACACGATGGCAGCTGTTTGGCTATTTCTTGCCGATCGCCTACGCGACCGTCGCCTATGGCACCGTCTGGCTCGCGGGACTCGGCGGCATCGGAACCTTCAAGAATAGCCTGCCGATGTTCATCATCGCGGGATCAATACAGAGCTGCCTTTCCGCACTCGGCGAGGAACTCGGCTGGCGCGGTCTGCTGGTTCCGGAGCTCGCCAAACTCACCACCTACACCCGCACGTCGCTCATCAGCGGTTCGATCTGGGCGCTCTGGCACGCACCGCTCATCCTGTTCGCGGACTACAACAGCGGCACGCCAAAAGCCTTTGCCCTCCTCTGCTTTTTCGTCATGGTGGTGGGCATATCGTTTGCGTTCGCGTGGCTCCGGCTTCGCTCCGGGAGCGTGTGGACCGCGATGCTCCTGCACGGCAGTCACAATCTCTGGATTCAGAGCTTCTTTGATCGCGTGACGGTGAATACCGGTCGTACCGCATGGTTCACTACGGAGTTCGGCGCGGCCCTCGCGATCGTGTCGGTGGTGGTCGCGTACCTGTTCTGGCGTCAGCGGAACAGCCTGTCGTCGGCGGTGACGTTGTCTGCTCTCCCCGCGCAGTGAAGGCGAGCGGGGTCGGCTGGGCGCCGAGGTGAAGTAACCGGTCTGCGTCGGCCTACCGCGCTGCGTTCCCCTGACAGAAGCTCGTATCAAGTAACCGGCATCGCGCACTCGGAT encodes:
- a CDS encoding type II CAAX endopeptidase family protein; translated protein: MLGTNSTSADQQAARRTVWTYLVLTVAFSSIFWGLIISAGTLGVRGGLYVYLLMWSPGVAALVTRLFYQRNVRGEGWGWGGTRWQLFGYFLPIAYATVAYGTVWLAGLGGIGTFKNSLPMFIIAGSIQSCLSALGEELGWRGLLVPELAKLTTYTRTSLISGSIWALWHAPLILFADYNSGTPKAFALLCFFVMVVGISFAFAWLRLRSGSVWTAMLLHGSHNLWIQSFFDRVTVNTGRTAWFTTEFGAALAIVSVVVAYLFWRQRNSLSSAVTLSALPAQ